AATCCATATGGTGTTGTCAATGATATAATGGCCACTATTTTGCAAAAGTAGGTTAGGAGGGATTTTTGATGTTTAAAACATTAAAAGTAGACCATATTGGTATTGCAGTAAAAGATTTAGAACAAGCAAAAAAATTCTATACCGAAGTGCTTGGTATGGAAGTAATGGGTGAGGAAACAGTAGAGCAACAAAAAGTAAAAGTTTGCTTTATTCCTTGCGGTGATAGTGAAGTAGAATTACTTGAATCTACCTCACCGGACGGCCCAATTGCTAAGTTCATTGAAAAAAATGGCGAAGGCATGCAACACATTGCCCTTCGTGTAGACAACATTGAAGCAGCCATTGCTGACCTTAAAGCAAAAGGCGTTCGTATGATTGACGAAACACCTCGTTATGGTGCTGGTGGTGCGAGTATTGCTTTTGTTCATCCAAAAGCTACAGGCGGGATTTTGCTTGAACTATCACAGCGCAAATAAGGTTTGTGTAGATTAATAAGATGTATACAATTAGAAAATATTGCATAATATATAGGCTTACTATATAGTAATATTTGAATGTTGTTGGAGGTGTAAAATGGCTACAGTCCAAGAGAAAATCGAAGACTTAAAAGCGAGACAGGAAAAGATAAAGCAAGGTGGCGGTCAAAAACGTATTGACAAGCAACATGCGATTGGCAAATTAACTGCTCGTGAACGTGTGGAGAAATTACTGGATCCTAATACTTTTGTGGAATTAGATCAGTTTGTTACCCACCGTTGTGTAAATTTTGATATGGCTTCCGTTGAAGCCCCTGCTGAAGGCGTTGTTACTGGTTATGGTACAATTGACGGACGCTTGGTGTATGTATTTGCCCAAGATTT
This region of Pelosinus sp. IPA-1 genomic DNA includes:
- the mce gene encoding methylmalonyl-CoA epimerase, yielding MFKTLKVDHIGIAVKDLEQAKKFYTEVLGMEVMGEETVEQQKVKVCFIPCGDSEVELLESTSPDGPIAKFIEKNGEGMQHIALRVDNIEAAIADLKAKGVRMIDETPRYGAGGASIAFVHPKATGGILLELSQRK